In Planococcus shixiaomingii, the DNA window AGAGGGTTTTGCTTTGCACCCGGTACAAGCAGAAATTCCGCCCTATAGCCAAGTAGCAATTATCGGCAAAAGCGGTTCAGGAAAAACGACGCTCATGCATTTAATAGCAGGGCTCTTACCCGCAAGCGAAGGAACTATGAAAATCAACGGCGTTCCTAGAGAAACCGTTAGTGAAAAATCTTGGTTCGACCAATTAAGTTATATCTCTCAAACTCCTTACCTGTTTGCTGGAACCATTAAAGAGAACATTGTTATCGGGGCAAACAGAGACGTGACTCACGAAGAAGTGATGGAAGCCGCGAAAAAAGCGGGAATTGAGGAACTGGTGGCTTCTCTTAAACAGGGATTTGATACACCGGTAGGTGAAGCCGGACGCGGGTTGTCTGGCGGAGAAAAACAACGAATTGCCTTAGCGCGTGCCTTTTTGAAAAAGCCGTCTATCATCCTGTTTGACGAGCCAACTACCGGCCTGGACTTGCAGACTGAACGGATTCTGCAAGATTCCATGACTGAACTTGCTAAAACTTCCACGGTTATTACGATCGCCCACCGACTTCATACGATCAGCCGGTCGGATCTAATCTTTTTCCTTTCAGACGGCCGTCTTTCAGCTGTAGGCGGTCACAAGGATTTGATGGAAAACCATAGTCCATATCGCGAAATGGTTGCCGTCCAGCAAGGAGGCGTTACTAGATGAAAGAACTTAAACATATTTTCAAGTTGACGATTATGGAAAAAAGAGATGTCGCACTTGCGATTTTCTTTGGCTTTATAGCCGGCATAGCTGGGGTGGCGCTTCTTGCCTCAAGCGGTTACCTGATTTCAAAAGCAGCGTTGACCACTCAAATGACGACGTTGGTCGTAATGGCCGCTTGTTTGAAGCTATTCGGCTTTGCCTCTGCACTCAGCCGCTACGCGGAACGGCTTTATTCGCATAGAGCGACTTTTACTATGCTGAGCAACTTGCGGGTATCGTTTTTTGAGAGGTTGTCTCCCCTTGCCCCAAACTTGTTTCAGCGTTACCGAAGCGGTGACTTGCTGGCTCGCATTGTTGGAGACGTGGAAAGCTTGCAAAACTTTTTGCTGCGAGTTTTTTACCCGCCGATTGTGCTGGCAATTGTCTTTTTAAGCACCATTTTCTTCGCTTCTTTCTTTTCAATGTCGATTGCTTTTGTGTTGCTGGCAGGATGGCTGCTGACTGTTGTAATAGTGCCCGCTTTGTTTGCATGGCAAAAGCGAAAAATCAATTCAAAGACAAGAGCGAGCCGGGGTACGCTGTCAACGGAAGCTACGGAATTTTTGTATGGCTTTCGCGATTTGAAAATCTATCAACAGCTGGAACAAAAAGAGCAGCAGCTCGGTCAGCTGGTTGATGCATACGCCCAAGACCAACAGAAGGAAGGGAAACGGGAAGTTTACAGCCAGTCCGTAAATGCTTTAGTGGCACTGCTCGTTTCTTTAGTGGTTCTTGCGATAGGCGCGTATTTTGTAGTGTCTGGTGAACTTGAAGGCTTATACTTGGCCATGTTGGTCATGCTGTCACTTGCGGTATTTGAAAATGTAACACCTATGGCTGTGTTTCCAGCTTATTTTGAGGATAGCCGGAAAGCCGCAAACCGTTTGGATAAAGTGGTTGGAGCAGGGATTCAATATGAAGGGCAAAAAGTTCTTTCCTCCGGACCCATTGATATTGTGGCAGAAAACGTCTCTTATACGTACCTGGAAGAAGAGCGGCCCGCTCTCGATCACGTTTCTTTCGAGTTGATGCCAGGATCTAAAACGGCGATTGTCGGTCCGAGCGGTTCAGGGAAATCGACGCTTATGCAAGTTCTGTTGCATATCGTGCAAGGGGATAGCGGTTCCGTTCGTGTGAACGGGGAAGACATCAACAGCTTAGATCAAGAAAAACTTTGGAACCGGATAAACGTCGTACTGCAGGAAAATCACTTCTTTTTTGGTACGATCCGCAGCAATTTAAGTATTGCAAATGAGGCGGCTAGTGATGAAGAGTTGAAGAATGTGCTTGGAAAAGTAGAATTGGGTGCCTTTTCTCTGGACATGAAAATAGAAGAAAAAGGACAGAATTTGTCTGGCGGGGAAAAACAAAGGTTGGCTATCGCGCGAGCTATGTTGAAAAATGAAGCATTGTGGCTGCTTGATGAACCTGTTTCTTCTATTGATAGTGTTACTGCAAAATCGATTTACGATCGGCTTTTCGAGCAAGGAAAAGAGGATACCTTTGTTATTATCAGCCATGATTTGTCCGGCCTTGAACAAATGGACCAAATTATCGTCATGGAACAAGGGCGAATCGTGGAAACCGGTTCTTACAACGCCCTTATGGAGCGCAAAGGCTATTTTTACGGATTGAAGCAAATTGAGAAAAGTGTATTTGCATAAAAAACAAGAAGACGCGGAACTGATGACAGTTCCGCGTCTTCTTGTTTTCATTTTAATAGAAAATCAGCTCCCCTTTTAGCGTCTTCGAGTTTCATTTGTTCCAACTCAAGGCGTAATTTTTGCGTTTCGATGACAAAATTTTCGTGTTTTAATTTTTCGAGCTCCAGTTCAGTTTCAATCATTTTGTTTTTCAGTTTGGCCAGTGTCTGAAGATGCGAGGTGATGATGCCAGCGAGCGGAATTGAAAAAATCATTATGACGGCTACTAGTCCGGTCATGCCGTTCACTCCTCTTTTAAATTTTCTGATTTCTTACAGTATACATCAAATTGACAGAATAAAGAGAGAAGAATTCCGGCAAATATATGTTAAGTGTCATGTCTAAACTAGACGTTTATGTCTTTTTTGAGCTTGCTTCCTTCTATATGATAAGGATAATAAGTTATTCGAGCCGACGAGCTCGTCTAAGGAGGAAGAACATGAGCAGAGAAAAAACAGCGCAATTACGTAAGTTTATAGCTCCTTTTGAAAAAGCCGATGTAAAAGCTAGTGTCCAACAATTGGTGAATACGATACCGCCATTCATCTTATTCTGGTTCTTGGCATATCAAGCATTGGATGTTTCCATCTGGTTAACAATCGCGTTGTCGGCAGTAGCTGCCGGTTTCGTCGTACGCACGTTTATCATTTTCCACGATTGCACGCACGGATCGTTCTTCAAGAACAAAAAAGCTAACGCTATTGTCGGTACTATCACGGGAATCATGACGTTATTCGCTTATGAAAAGTGGAAACGCGAACACTCGATTCACCATGCTTCAAGCGGAAACCTCGACAAACGCGGAGTAGGCGACATTTGGGTTATGACGATTGAAGAATATGTGGAAGCTTCGAAATGGGAACGTTTCAAGTATCGCATGTACCGCAATCCATTAGTCATGTTTGGATTTGGACCATTGTTTTTAGTTTTGATTTCAAGCCGTTTTAACCGTAAAGATGCGCGTAAAAAAGAACGCAACAACACGTACTTGATCAACATTTCCTTAGTAGTCCTTTATTCACTGCTAATTTGGGCAATTGGATGGCAGGCGTTTGTAATCGTTCAAGGTACAACAATGTTCATCGCAGGTGCATTTGGTATCTGGTTGTTCTACGTCCAGCATACGTTTGAAGATTCATATTTTGAAGATGAAAGTGAATGGGATTATGTAAAAGCTGCGGTAGAAGGCAGTTCATACTACAAACTTCCAAAAGTGCTGCAGTGGGTTACTGGAAACATCGGTTTCCACCATGTTCATCACTTGAGCCCGAGAGTTCCAAACTACAACTTGGAAAAAGCTCACGAATCGACTCCACCGCTTCAGCAAGCAACAACCATCACCATCAAATCAAGCTTGAAATCATTGCGCTATAAAGTGTACGATGCTAAAAACAAAACATTCGTTACGTTTAAAGACATCAAACACTTAGTTCGTAATCAAAATACAGCTGTAGAATAACTAATAGTGAAAAACCATTCAGCGATGAATGGTTTTTTCTATGGAAGAAAAAGGCGCGGTGCGGGGTCTAGCGTGATCGCCTGCACTTTTCTATCATCCAGTTCCGGCGATCAGACCCTCGGGATCATAAGCCAGTCTGTTGCGGCGGCAACAGCCTCCTCGCATTCTGTCTTATGCCCGTCGAGTCCAACATGATCGCCTGCACTTTTCTCTCACTTTTGATATGATGATACTAACAGGAAGAAGAGGAGGAGCTTATGCAAAGCTGGTATCAAATTTTTCCCAAGAATTCATGGCTAAGCCTTTATGCTTGGATTGCTTTTTGTGTCTTGCCGTTCTTCTTTATTTTCAGATCTTCTTCATTTACTGAAATCACACTTGGCATTTTGCTGTTAGTGTTGTTTTTTCTGGCGTATCGATTATCTTTTAATTCAAAAAGAGGTTGGGTTTACGTTTGGATAAGTTTGGAAATGGCTATCAATATTGTCATGACTTTTTTGTTCGGTTATATTTACTTGTCCTTGTTTTTAGCGTTCTTTATCGGGAACATTCGCCATAAAGTCGGCTTTTTCATTGTCTACGGCATTCATATTGGTACAACGATACTGGCAATCATTTTAGGACTTATTGATCACAGGGAGTTGTATACGACCCAATTTCCATTTATGCTTCTTACAGTCATTGGCGTTATTCTTTTGCCTTTCAATACGTATAATCGAAACAAACGTGAAAAACTTGAAGGGCAGCTCGAAGATGCGAATAAACGGATTTCTCAGCTTTTGATTATCGAAGAAAGAGAACGAATTGCCAGAGATTTGCATGATACATTAGGGCAGAAACTCTCCTTAATCGGACTGAAAAGTGATTTGGCAAGCAAACTGATCAATCGCAATCCTCAAGCGGCTTTGGATGAAATTAACGATGTTCGGCAAACTGCGCGAACAGCGTTAAAAGAAGTGCGTGAACTGGTGTCGAATATGAGGGGAACTCGATTAGATGATGAATTGCTTCGTATACAGCAAATTTTAAAAGCGGCGGATATCGATTTTGTTTTATATGGTAATGCCCAGCTGAAGAATACGCCTTTGTTGGTGGAAAATGTCCTGAGCATGTGCTTGAAAGAAGCGGTGACGAACGTTGTCAAACATAGCCAAGCATCGCGTTGCAGCATTTTGATCAAACAAACGCCGGAAGAGGTGCTGGTCCAAGTGCAGGATGATGGAATCGGCCTATCAGAAGGAAGCAATTTAGTGCGGGGAAATGGCTTGGCAGGAATGCGGGAACGATTAGAATTTGTTAATGGAATGCTGGAAATCAAAACGATGGAAGGCACGATTTTAAACATTCGGGTACCGAATGTAATTCTCTATAATTCGAAGGAGAAGTTGATATGATACGAATTGTATTGGCGGAAGACCAGCGGATGATGCTTGGAGCTCTGGGGTCCTTGCTGGATTTGGAAGAAGATATGGAAGTGGTCGGAAAAGCATCAAACGGTGAAGAAGCGATTACGCTTGTCGAAAAACACCAGCCTGATATCTGTATCATGGATATTGAAATGCCATTGAAAAGTGGGTTGGATGCGGCAGAAATCCTCAAGGAGCAGCCGTGTAAAATTATCATTTTAACGACCTTTGCCCGGTCTGGCTATTTTGAACGTGCCCGAAAAGCCGGGGTCAGCGGCTACTTGCTGAAGGATAGCCCAAGTGAAGATTTGGCTGCTTCCATCCGTTCCATTATGGCGGGACGTCGCATTTATGCACCGGAACTAATCGATTTAGCATATGGCGATGAAAACCCGTTGACTGAACGTGAGCAAGAAGTGCTGAAACTGGTGGCTGAAGGCAAAAATACAAAAGAAATAGCGAGCACGCTGTATATTACTACTGGGACGGTGCGCAACTATATCTCCACCATTCTCGACAAACTGGAAGTCGGCAATCGCATCGAAGCGATTTCGCGGTTTAAAGAAAAAGGCTGGTTCAAATAAAATCCCGTTGCCGAAAGGCAGCGGGATTTTACTTTTTAGTTTTCTTTATACAACGTGTCTTCTAGGGTTCCATCTTCCGTATAAATACGCAGCTCGCCATTGTGCTTGTTGACATAGCGTTTTGCTTCACCCATAAGCTCTTCTTTTGTTTCCTCGATTAAAATGGCTTTTTTGCTGTCTTTTTTCTTGAGCTGCCAGCCTTCATCATGTGATTTGATTTCGTAAATCGGCTGCTCTTCGTCTCCGTGAATACTTTTGCGCGCGCGATCGAGTGCTATTGGAATGGCGCGTCCTTCTTCATAACCATCCCGAAGAAGCGCATTCGCAATTTCAATCGCTTTGCCGCGAACGTCTGTGTTTAAATTTTTAAACGAGTCCGGATAATTTTCGTTGCTCCATGGCACGATGATCGCCTCCTTGATGTTCTTTTCCCCCATCGCTCGGAAACTAAAACCAAAAAATACCTGTAGACATGGATAAAGAACCTGTTAAACTAAACAACTGAGGGGGAGAATAATTATGTCAGATTCAGTATATCAAATCATAGCTCTGACCATTTACATGGCAGCTATGCTGTTTATCGGATGGTATGCATTCAGAAAAACAGACAATCTAAAAGATTACATGCTTGGTGGAAGAGGCTTGGGTGCGGCAGTAGGTGCATTAAGCGCTGGAGCTGCTGATATGTCCGGTTGGTTATTGATGGGGCTTCCTGGTGCCATTTATGCAGCTGGCCTTGTTGAAGCTTGGATTGCAGTCGGATTAACAATCGGGGCTTACTTAAACTGGTTTTTCGTAGCGCCGCGTTTGCGCGTCTATTCGTTTATCACGAAAGACTCAATCACGATTCCAAGCTTTTTGGAAAACCGCTTAAAAGACAATTCCCGTATACTTCGTGTTGTCTCCGGAATCATTATTTTGGTGTTTTTCACGTTTTATGTATCTTCAGGAATGGTAGCAGGAGGCGTGTTTTTCCAAAGTTCATTTGGCTTGAACTATCATCTTGGTTTAGTCCTCGTATCTGGAGTAGTAGTTGCGTATACACTTTTCGGCGGGTTTCTTGCTGTTAGTTATACCGATGTAGTTCAGGGGTTAATGATGTTCTTGGCGTTGATCGCAGTTCCGATCATCGGTGTTTTTGCTACTGGCGGATTAAGTGAAACCGCTGCCAGTATCCGCGAAGTAGATCCAGCACTGTTGAACTTCACGACTGGAGCTTCTCTTGTTGGTGTTATTTCGGCCTTGGCATGGGGTCTTGGTTATTTCGGCCAGCCGCATATCATCGTTCGCTTTATGGCGATTAACTCTCTAAAAGAAGTACGCCAAGCTCGCCGTATCGGTATTAGCTGGATGATTTTAAGCCTTGCTGGTGCGATCACAACAGCTTTAATCGGTTTGGCTTATTTCCAGCAAAACCCGAATTTGACTTTAGGGGATCCGGAAGGCGTCTTTATTGTATTAGGTCAAATTTTCTTCCATCCGTTAGTTGCAGGGTTCATGTTGGCGGCTGTTTTAGCGGCAATTATGAGCACGATTTCTTCGCAATTGATTGTAACTTCATCAGCATTAGTTGAAGATTTGTACAAAATTGCGTTCAAAAAAACTTCGACTGACAAACAGTATGTATCACTTGGCCGCTTGGCAGTATTGGTCATTTCATTGATTGCAGCTGCATTGGCATGGAAACAAGATTCCTCAATTTTGGATTTGGTTGCTTACGCATGGGCTGGTTTTGGCGCAGCGTTCGGACCGCTTATTTTACTGGCTTTGTTCTGGAGAAAGTTAACAACGGCTGGTGCTTTAGCAGGTATGGTCGTTGGTGCTGTTTCAGTTATCGTTTGGGATTTGATGGGTACAGTAGCTGAAGATCCAGGTGCAACTGCCGCTTCAAACTTTATCGGCAGCGTGTACGAAATCATTCCAGGATTTTTCCTTTGCTTGATCGTTACCGTAATTGTAAGTTTAATAACTCACAAAGCGGACAAAGAAATTACTGCGGAATTTGATGAGACAGTGCGTCTGATTAAAGAAAGAGCGTAAATTCAAAAAAATGAAAAGGCTTCAAAAGCAGCTTAGACGCTGCTTTTGAAGCCTTTTTTTGTTGGAGAATGGAGGGGCTACCAACGAAATTGAAGGATTCCTTATGGACTTAACGTATACTTAAAGATAGCGAAAGAATGAAGGAGAGATGTGCCATGTATTTGGATCATATTGTTCACTTTGTTGAAGAAGAGCCGCAGGCAGCCGTAGATTTTTGGAACGAACAGGGGTTTTCCGCAGTTCCAGGCGGCCAGCATTTAAAATGGGGAACGCATAATGCCCTTTTATACGCAAAGGACTGTTACATAGAATGGCTCTCTGTAGAAAAACCAGAAATTGCGGCCAAAGCCAATCATCCTTTAACCGCTTTACTGCTTCATGATGGGATAGGCTTTGGTACAATTTGCCTTCGCACAAAAGCTATTGAGGAGCTGGATGTCCGGTTAAAAGAGGAAGGATTTGAAACTTCCGGCGTTTTGGAAGCCGAGCGGCGGACAAATGCCGGTAAGTTGATTCAATGGAAGATGCTTTTTATTAAGGAAGCTGTTTCCAATGAATTGCCGTCTCCTTTCTTCATTCAATGGCAAGAAGACGATGTTGCCCGCTTAGACAGTTTGCGAAAAAGCAAAGCGCTGCTGCCGGAAAATGAAATGTTGGAATTAGAGAAATGCGTATTTGGCGTACATGACATCGCAGCAATCACCGAAAAATGGCGGAAAATGCTTGGTGGGAAACTCGAACTGGAAAACTGCCGAATTGAATTCCAACTCACTGGCGGGAAAAAAGAAAGGCTGGAAAGCGTTGCATTTAAAGGGGCTGATCAGACCGTTGCTTACTCGCAAGGGGTTTACCATATGCCGCGAAAAGGGAATAATACAAGTAACTAAATGCAGTCGGCTATTCAAACGTATTTTATATAGAAGAAACTGGAAAGCGGCTTAGTGGCATGAGAATTCCCTTTGCTAAAAAGGAGGACTATGAATTGGACATACTAATAGAAAAAGCCATACTTGTTGGGGTGCAGCTGCAAAAGGATCTCCATTTTGAGTATGAATTGGATGAGTTGCGCAACTTGGCTGAAGCTTGTGAAGTGGAAGTTGTCGGAGAAGTTACTCAAAATCTGGACCGGATCAATCCCTCTCATTATGTTGGGACTGGTAAAGTCGATGAAATAAAAGCGCTGTATGAAGAAACAGGAGCAAACTTGGTTATTTTTAATGATGAGCTGGGGCCTTCACAAATCCGTAACTTGGAAGAAGAGCTCGAATGCAAAGTAATCGACCGCACCTTGTTGATCTTGGATATTTTTTCACGCCGTGCGAAAACGCGTGAAGCCCAAGTACAAGTTGAATTGGCGCAGCTTCAATATATGCTTCCGCGGTTAGTCGGTTTGCGGGCATCGCTTGGCCGGCAAGGGGGAAGCAGCGGCGGCGGTTTTCAAAACCGTGGTGCAGGTGAAACAAAGCTGGAATTGGATAGACGGAAAATTGAAGACCAAATATCGAAACTTCGCAAGGAACTGGATCAAATCAAAGACCAGCGCGTAACGCAGCGGAAACAGCGTTCGAAAAAAGGAACACCTGTGGTATCACTTGTCGGCTACACAAACTCAGGCAAGTCGACCATTATGAACCAATTACTGACAAAAACTGGACAGCATGAAGAAAAACAAGTGTTTGAAAAAGATATGCTGTTTGCAACGTTGGACACCTCCGTGCGCCAAATTCGCTTAGAGGACAATAAGTCGTTCTTGCTTGCCGATACAGTAGGGTTTGTCAGCAAACTGCCCCATCATTTGGTCAATGCATTCCGATCGACGTTGGAAGAAGCACGCAATGCGGATTTATTGCTCCATGTCGTGGATGTATCGGATGACGAATACCGCCACATGATGGATGTTACCAACTCCACGCTGCAGGATGTCGGCGTCGAAGATATCCCGACTCTCTTTATATACAATAAAGCTGATTTGGCGGGAATCTCCTACCCTAAAGTGACAGGGAACTCTTTGTGGATAGCTGCCAAAGAAGACAAGGGGCTTGATGAACTGTTAGAAATGATCAAGCAGTATATTTTCTCAGACCACATTACATGCCGCATGATTTTGCCGTTCGAAAGAGGCGATATTGTCGCTTACTTGAATCAGCATGCGACGATTGAAGAAACCGAGTATGAAGAAAACGGCACGCTTCTCAAAGTGGAATTGAGCCAAGCGGATTATGACCGCTTCGAAGAATTTGTCATCGGAAAATAAAAAAGAGCGCCTCTCCGTTTATGGAGAGGCGCTCTTTTGGTTGGTGAGTAACTTATGATACACCTAGAAAAATCTTAAGCCTAGATGAACCTTTGAATGAGTGGAAGGCGGCGAAGAACAAAGAAGTGCTCCTGCATCGCTGCGCTAGCTTCGTCGCAAACGATTCGCGCAAGCGCAAATCGCTTCCTGCGGGACAGCACGAGACGAAGACCCTGGACTGAGCAAAGCGAGGGAAGCGGCTGAGGCCGTGCCCGCGGAAAGCGTCCGCCTGGAGCGAAATGAAAAAGACTGCCGAGAGCTTCTCGGCAGTCTGAATAGATGTCTATCTTGAGATGGATTGTATTTGTATGCAGTACTGCACTCCGTCGCAGATAATATTGCTCCTGCAGCGCATACGCGCTTCGTCGCAGATAAAACATGTGCTCCTGTAACCCTTCGCGTTTCGTCGCAGATGAGTAATGCCCCCATGGGGGCATTACTCATTGCTGAAACTGAATTCTGTGCAGGTTGGCGAAGATGCCGTCGTGCTCGAGCAGTTCACTGTAGCCGCCTTGTTCTGCGATGCCGTCTTCGGTTACAACAATCACGCGATCAGCATCGCGGATGGTTGCCAAACGGTGAGCAATGATGAGTGTCGTGCGGTTTTCGGCAAGTTCGGACAGGGCTTCTTGAATGACGCGTTCTGTTTCGGTATCGAGTGCCGAAGTCGCTTCGTCGAGAATCAAAATCGGCGGATTCTTCAAGAACATCCGTGCGATGGCCAAACGCTGCTTTTGCCCACCGGATAGTTTCAGGCCGCGTTCGCCGATTTGGGTTTCGTAGCCTGCAGGAAGCTTGGATACGAAGTCTTCCAAATGGGCTTTTCTAGCGGCAGCCAGAATTTCTTCGTCGGTGGCGTTTTGTTTGCCGTATGCTATGTTTTCGCGAATGGTGCCTGTGAATAAAAAGACGTCCTGTTGCACAATACCGATATGGGAACGAAGTGATTTTTTTGTCAT includes these proteins:
- a CDS encoding DUF2188 domain-containing protein, with the translated sequence MPWSNENYPDSFKNLNTDVRGKAIEIANALLRDGYEEGRAIPIALDRARKSIHGDEEQPIYEIKSHDEGWQLKKKDSKKAILIEETKEELMGEAKRYVNKHNGELRIYTEDGTLEDTLYKEN
- a CDS encoding sensor histidine kinase; this encodes MQSWYQIFPKNSWLSLYAWIAFCVLPFFFIFRSSSFTEITLGILLLVLFFLAYRLSFNSKRGWVYVWISLEMAINIVMTFLFGYIYLSLFLAFFIGNIRHKVGFFIVYGIHIGTTILAIILGLIDHRELYTTQFPFMLLTVIGVILLPFNTYNRNKREKLEGQLEDANKRISQLLIIEERERIARDLHDTLGQKLSLIGLKSDLASKLINRNPQAALDEINDVRQTARTALKEVRELVSNMRGTRLDDELLRIQQILKAADIDFVLYGNAQLKNTPLLVENVLSMCLKEAVTNVVKHSQASRCSILIKQTPEEVLVQVQDDGIGLSEGSNLVRGNGLAGMRERLEFVNGMLEIKTMEGTILNIRVPNVILYNSKEKLI
- the cydC gene encoding thiol reductant ABC exporter subunit CydC gives rise to the protein MKELKHIFKLTIMEKRDVALAIFFGFIAGIAGVALLASSGYLISKAALTTQMTTLVVMAACLKLFGFASALSRYAERLYSHRATFTMLSNLRVSFFERLSPLAPNLFQRYRSGDLLARIVGDVESLQNFLLRVFYPPIVLAIVFLSTIFFASFFSMSIAFVLLAGWLLTVVIVPALFAWQKRKINSKTRASRGTLSTEATEFLYGFRDLKIYQQLEQKEQQLGQLVDAYAQDQQKEGKREVYSQSVNALVALLVSLVVLAIGAYFVVSGELEGLYLAMLVMLSLAVFENVTPMAVFPAYFEDSRKAANRLDKVVGAGIQYEGQKVLSSGPIDIVAENVSYTYLEEERPALDHVSFELMPGSKTAIVGPSGSGKSTLMQVLLHIVQGDSGSVRVNGEDINSLDQEKLWNRINVVLQENHFFFGTIRSNLSIANEAASDEELKNVLGKVELGAFSLDMKIEEKGQNLSGGEKQRLAIARAMLKNEALWLLDEPVSSIDSVTAKSIYDRLFEQGKEDTFVIISHDLSGLEQMDQIIVMEQGRIVETGSYNALMERKGYFYGLKQIEKSVFA
- the putP gene encoding sodium/proline symporter PutP; protein product: MSDSVYQIIALTIYMAAMLFIGWYAFRKTDNLKDYMLGGRGLGAAVGALSAGAADMSGWLLMGLPGAIYAAGLVEAWIAVGLTIGAYLNWFFVAPRLRVYSFITKDSITIPSFLENRLKDNSRILRVVSGIIILVFFTFYVSSGMVAGGVFFQSSFGLNYHLGLVLVSGVVVAYTLFGGFLAVSYTDVVQGLMMFLALIAVPIIGVFATGGLSETAASIREVDPALLNFTTGASLVGVISALAWGLGYFGQPHIIVRFMAINSLKEVRQARRIGISWMILSLAGAITTALIGLAYFQQNPNLTLGDPEGVFIVLGQIFFHPLVAGFMLAAVLAAIMSTISSQLIVTSSALVEDLYKIAFKKTSTDKQYVSLGRLAVLVISLIAAALAWKQDSSILDLVAYAWAGFGAAFGPLILLALFWRKLTTAGALAGMVVGAVSVIVWDLMGTVAEDPGATAASNFIGSVYEIIPGFFLCLIVTVIVSLITHKADKEITAEFDETVRLIKERA
- the hflX gene encoding GTPase HflX: MDILIEKAILVGVQLQKDLHFEYELDELRNLAEACEVEVVGEVTQNLDRINPSHYVGTGKVDEIKALYEETGANLVIFNDELGPSQIRNLEEELECKVIDRTLLILDIFSRRAKTREAQVQVELAQLQYMLPRLVGLRASLGRQGGSSGGGFQNRGAGETKLELDRRKIEDQISKLRKELDQIKDQRVTQRKQRSKKGTPVVSLVGYTNSGKSTIMNQLLTKTGQHEEKQVFEKDMLFATLDTSVRQIRLEDNKSFLLADTVGFVSKLPHHLVNAFRSTLEEARNADLLLHVVDVSDDEYRHMMDVTNSTLQDVGVEDIPTLFIYNKADLAGISYPKVTGNSLWIAAKEDKGLDELLEMIKQYIFSDHITCRMILPFERGDIVAYLNQHATIEETEYEENGTLLKVELSQADYDRFEEFVIGK
- a CDS encoding VOC family protein, which gives rise to MYLDHIVHFVEEEPQAAVDFWNEQGFSAVPGGQHLKWGTHNALLYAKDCYIEWLSVEKPEIAAKANHPLTALLLHDGIGFGTICLRTKAIEELDVRLKEEGFETSGVLEAERRTNAGKLIQWKMLFIKEAVSNELPSPFFIQWQEDDVARLDSLRKSKALLPENEMLELEKCVFGVHDIAAITEKWRKMLGGKLELENCRIEFQLTGGKKERLESVAFKGADQTVAYSQGVYHMPRKGNNTSN
- a CDS encoding fatty acid desaturase, which codes for MSREKTAQLRKFIAPFEKADVKASVQQLVNTIPPFILFWFLAYQALDVSIWLTIALSAVAAGFVVRTFIIFHDCTHGSFFKNKKANAIVGTITGIMTLFAYEKWKREHSIHHASSGNLDKRGVGDIWVMTIEEYVEASKWERFKYRMYRNPLVMFGFGPLFLVLISSRFNRKDARKKERNNTYLINISLVVLYSLLIWAIGWQAFVIVQGTTMFIAGAFGIWLFYVQHTFEDSYFEDESEWDYVKAAVEGSSYYKLPKVLQWVTGNIGFHHVHHLSPRVPNYNLEKAHESTPPLQQATTITIKSSLKSLRYKVYDAKNKTFVTFKDIKHLVRNQNTAVE
- a CDS encoding response regulator transcription factor, with the translated sequence MIRIVLAEDQRMMLGALGSLLDLEEDMEVVGKASNGEEAITLVEKHQPDICIMDIEMPLKSGLDAAEILKEQPCKIIILTTFARSGYFERARKAGVSGYLLKDSPSEDLAASIRSIMAGRRIYAPELIDLAYGDENPLTEREQEVLKLVAEGKNTKEIASTLYITTGTVRNYISTILDKLEVGNRIEAISRFKEKGWFK